The following are encoded together in the Streptomyces sp. NBC_01465 genome:
- a CDS encoding DNA alkylation repair protein, translating into MTIAAPPSSALADTVLERLTTVYPTAAHPYRAAEMTAYMKGIAPYLGIRSPERRALSRTVLSGTPRPDQRDCRAIALRCWALPEREYHYFAVDYLRRHAQRCGSDFLPVARHLITTTSWWDTVDHLAAHVVGPLVAADEGLTSDMDEWIADDDLWVARTALLHQLRFKDATDTDRLFAYCLRQSGHSDFFIRKAIGWCLREYGKTDPGAVRAFVAESGSRLSPLSVREALKNL; encoded by the coding sequence ATGACGATCGCAGCGCCGCCTTCGAGCGCGCTCGCCGACACGGTGCTGGAGCGGCTCACCACGGTGTATCCCACCGCCGCGCATCCGTACCGGGCCGCGGAAATGACCGCGTACATGAAGGGCATCGCCCCCTACCTCGGCATCCGCTCGCCGGAGCGCCGGGCGCTGTCCCGTACGGTCCTGTCGGGCACTCCGCGCCCCGACCAGCGGGACTGCAGGGCGATCGCGCTGCGCTGCTGGGCGCTTCCGGAGCGCGAGTACCACTACTTCGCGGTCGACTATCTGCGCCGCCATGCGCAGCGCTGCGGCTCGGACTTCCTGCCGGTGGCCCGGCACCTGATCACCACCACCTCCTGGTGGGACACGGTGGACCATCTCGCGGCGCATGTCGTCGGCCCGCTGGTCGCCGCCGACGAGGGTCTGACGTCGGACATGGACGAGTGGATCGCGGACGACGACCTCTGGGTGGCGCGGACCGCACTCCTCCACCAACTGCGCTTCAAGGACGCGACCGACACGGACCGGCTCTTCGCGTACTGCCTGCGCCAGTCCGGGCACAGCGACTTCTTCATCCGCAAGGCCATCGGCTGGTGCCTGCGCGAGTACGGCAAGACCGACCCGGGTGCGGTGCGCGCATTCGTCGCGGAATCCGGCTCCAGGCTCTCGCCACTGTCCGTGCGCGAAGCGCTGAAGAACCTCTAA
- a CDS encoding TVP38/TMEM64 family protein, whose protein sequence is MLETATQPQSAGFAARCSRALLSPRSRLSLLVVILLAAATTMFLFQPQRLLSSGWPPALSGGTAVVLFGVAYGLCTAAFVPRPLLNLAAGALFGTAAGLGASIAGTVLGAGIAFGLGRVLGQEALRPLVKGRWLKAADGQLSRHGFRSMMALRLFPGVPFAAANYCAAVSRMGWTAFLVATGVGSLPNTAAYVVAGSTASSPTSPAFLIAMGFIVVTGAGAAAVAWRKRHRLREGAEQQ, encoded by the coding sequence ATGCTCGAGACCGCCACCCAGCCGCAGTCCGCCGGCTTCGCTGCGCGATGTTCCAGAGCCTTGCTCTCGCCCCGGTCGCGGCTCTCCCTGCTGGTGGTGATCCTGCTGGCGGCCGCGACCACGATGTTCCTGTTCCAGCCGCAGCGGCTGCTCTCCTCCGGCTGGCCGCCCGCGCTGAGCGGTGGCACCGCGGTGGTCCTTTTCGGTGTCGCGTACGGACTGTGCACCGCCGCGTTCGTCCCGCGTCCGCTGCTCAATCTGGCGGCGGGAGCCCTCTTCGGTACGGCCGCGGGGCTCGGGGCCTCGATCGCGGGGACGGTCCTCGGTGCGGGGATCGCCTTCGGGCTGGGCCGGGTCCTCGGCCAGGAGGCGTTGCGGCCGCTGGTCAAGGGGCGGTGGCTGAAGGCGGCGGACGGGCAGCTGAGCCGGCACGGGTTCCGCTCGATGATGGCGCTGCGGCTCTTTCCCGGGGTGCCGTTCGCCGCGGCCAACTACTGCGCCGCGGTCTCCAGGATGGGCTGGACGGCGTTCCTGGTGGCGACCGGGGTCGGCTCGCTGCCGAACACGGCGGCGTACGTCGTCGCCGGCAGCACGGCGTCCTCGCCGACCTCTCCGGCGTTCCTGATCGCCATGGGATTCATCGTGGTGACGGGCGCGGGTGCGGCGGCGGTCGCCTGGCGCAAGCGCCACCGGCTGCGCGAGGGCGCTGAGCAGCAGTAA
- a CDS encoding undecaprenyl-diphosphate phosphatase, translated as MSWFESFVLGFVQGLTEFLPISSSAHLRLTSAFADWPDAGAAFTAITQIGTETAVLIYFRKDIARIVSAWFRSLTDRSLRGDHDARMGWLVIVGSIPIGVLGVVLKDQIDTSFRDLRVIAVTLILMGIVLGIADRLAARDEAGGRHRAVQERKSLKELSVRDGLVYGICQAMALVPGVSRSGATISGGLLMGYTREAAARYSFLLAIPAVLASGVFELKDAGESGHISWGPTAFATVIAFVVGYAVIAWFMKYISSKSFMPFVIYRIALGIALFFLIGFGVLSPDAGPAGG; from the coding sequence ATGTCTTGGTTCGAATCGTTCGTCCTCGGATTCGTGCAGGGGCTGACCGAGTTCCTGCCCATCTCCTCCAGCGCCCATCTGCGCCTCACCTCTGCCTTCGCCGACTGGCCCGACGCGGGGGCGGCCTTCACGGCCATCACCCAGATAGGCACCGAGACGGCCGTCCTCATCTACTTCCGCAAGGACATCGCCCGGATCGTCTCGGCCTGGTTCCGCTCGCTCACCGACCGCTCCCTGCGCGGCGACCACGATGCCCGGATGGGCTGGCTGGTCATCGTCGGATCGATCCCGATCGGGGTGCTCGGTGTCGTACTGAAGGACCAGATCGACACCAGCTTCCGCGATCTGCGCGTCATCGCGGTCACGCTTATCCTGATGGGCATCGTCCTCGGGATCGCCGACCGTCTCGCGGCCCGTGACGAGGCCGGCGGCCGGCACCGCGCCGTGCAGGAACGCAAGTCGCTCAAGGAGCTGAGCGTCAGGGACGGGCTCGTCTACGGCATCTGCCAGGCGATGGCGCTGGTCCCCGGTGTTTCGCGGTCCGGTGCGACGATCAGCGGCGGTCTGCTGATGGGCTACACCCGTGAGGCCGCGGCGCGTTACTCGTTCCTGCTGGCGATCCCGGCGGTGCTGGCATCGGGTGTGTTCGAGCTGAAGGACGCGGGAGAGAGCGGTCACATCTCCTGGGGGCCGACCGCCTTCGCGACCGTCATCGCATTTGTCGTGGGATATGCCGTCATCGCCTGGTTCATGAAGTACATCTCCAGCAAAAGCTTCATGCCGTTCGTGATCTACCGGATCGCGCTCGGCATCGCCCTGTTCTTCCTGATCGGCTTCGGTGTGCTCAGCCCGGACGCGGGTCCGGCCGGGGGCTGA
- a CDS encoding peptidoglycan-binding domain-containing protein yields the protein MTSAQWKRLVDHVVAVPEQIYETWTSSEGWNNRTKFGKEYGEDGVSWCVIFNWDMYHDLGLDAAVPKVDNVTVFSDWAKKRGQWSAYPSIGAWVNLGHGAHTELVVGFDSDTVFTKGGNSVRSGAADNGQGNGVWSHATARRSARVVGYFAPHFPDGLCPPTADPHDPRGGKAVTSWRHAPGTSTPTVSLAHVVQAARHDPPAPQGHTSHRGDVLLVEKALSAEGLLPRQYVDGSFGSRTVDAYSAWQRRCRLTGPAADGIPGRQTLSRLGAEHGFTVTA from the coding sequence ATGACTTCAGCGCAGTGGAAGCGGCTCGTCGACCACGTCGTCGCCGTACCCGAGCAGATCTACGAGACCTGGACCAGCTCCGAGGGCTGGAACAACAGGACCAAGTTCGGGAAGGAGTACGGCGAGGACGGCGTCAGCTGGTGCGTCATCTTCAACTGGGACATGTACCACGACCTCGGTCTCGACGCGGCCGTCCCCAAGGTCGACAACGTCACCGTCTTCTCCGACTGGGCGAAGAAGCGCGGCCAGTGGTCCGCGTACCCCAGCATCGGCGCCTGGGTGAACCTGGGCCACGGCGCGCACACCGAGCTGGTGGTCGGTTTCGACTCCGACACCGTCTTCACCAAGGGCGGCAACAGCGTCCGCTCCGGCGCCGCCGACAACGGTCAGGGCAACGGGGTCTGGTCCCACGCCACCGCCCGCCGCAGCGCACGCGTCGTCGGCTACTTCGCCCCGCACTTCCCCGACGGACTCTGCCCGCCCACGGCCGACCCGCACGATCCGCGCGGCGGCAAGGCCGTCACGTCCTGGCGGCACGCGCCCGGCACGTCGACGCCCACGGTGTCCCTGGCCCACGTCGTCCAGGCGGCGCGCCACGACCCGCCGGCGCCCCAGGGCCACACCAGTCACCGGGGCGACGTCCTGCTCGTGGAGAAGGCGCTCAGTGCCGAGGGGCTCCTGCCCCGGCAGTACGTCGACGGAAGCTTCGGCTCCAGGACCGTCGACGCCTACTCCGCCTGGCAGCGCCGCTGCCGGCTCACGGGCCCCGCGGCCGACGGCATCCCCGGCCGCCAGACCCTGTCCCGGCTGGGCGCGGAGCACGGCTTCACCGTCACCGCCTAG
- a CDS encoding nucleotidyltransferase domain-containing protein, with product MMTADDVLAVLAVLRKAGVDTWIAGGWGIDALVGNQGREHRDLDLLHRQEQEPDLLAALNTAGFTETVDWRPVRFVMAHAEGQEIDLHPLAFAPDGSAVQRSFDPGSPFPYPAGCFVSGSIAGTRVPCVSAEQQVFFHQGYEPAERDLHDMARLRAAFGIATHF from the coding sequence ATGATGACCGCCGACGACGTCCTGGCCGTGCTCGCCGTGCTGCGCAAGGCCGGTGTCGACACCTGGATCGCCGGCGGCTGGGGCATCGACGCACTCGTGGGGAATCAGGGGCGGGAGCACCGCGATCTCGATCTGCTGCACCGTCAGGAGCAGGAGCCCGACCTGCTCGCGGCGCTCAACACAGCGGGTTTCACCGAGACCGTGGACTGGCGGCCCGTACGGTTCGTGATGGCGCACGCGGAAGGCCAGGAGATCGACCTGCATCCCCTGGCCTTCGCGCCGGACGGCTCCGCCGTGCAGCGGTCGTTCGATCCCGGCAGCCCGTTCCCGTACCCCGCCGGGTGCTTCGTCAGCGGCAGCATCGCGGGGACGAGAGTCCCGTGCGTCTCCGCCGAGCAGCAGGTCTTCTTCCACCAGGGGTACGAGCCGGCCGAGCGCGACCTGCACGACATGGCCAGGCTGCGTGCGGCGTTCGGGATCGCCACGCACTTCTGA
- a CDS encoding flavin reductase family protein encodes MRIDFDPAQVSRNDFYRLLTATVVPRPIAWVSTTSADGTDNLAPHSFFTISSVTPPIVQFTSVGRKDSLRNVEATGAFVVNLAPEPLAAQINATATDFPPSVSEFDAVGIAREPSLRVKPPRVAASPVALECELHSTLCLGDSTVVFGRVVHAVVDESVLTDGHPEITAMRPLARLGKNEWGTFGGVLDIARVPYGNRQG; translated from the coding sequence ATGCGCATCGACTTCGACCCCGCCCAGGTCTCCCGCAACGACTTCTACCGGCTGCTGACCGCGACCGTCGTGCCCCGGCCCATCGCCTGGGTCTCCACCACCTCGGCGGACGGCACCGACAACCTCGCCCCGCATTCCTTCTTCACCATCTCCAGCGTCACCCCGCCGATCGTCCAGTTCACCTCGGTGGGCCGCAAGGACTCCCTGCGCAACGTCGAGGCGACCGGCGCCTTCGTGGTGAACCTCGCGCCGGAACCGCTCGCCGCACAGATCAACGCCACCGCCACCGACTTCCCGCCCTCCGTCAGCGAGTTCGACGCGGTCGGCATCGCCCGCGAGCCCAGCCTGCGCGTGAAGCCGCCGCGCGTCGCCGCATCGCCCGTCGCCCTGGAGTGCGAACTGCACAGCACCCTGTGCCTCGGCGACTCGACGGTCGTCTTCGGACGGGTCGTGCACGCGGTCGTCGACGAGTCCGTACTGACCGACGGACACCCCGAGATCACCGCGATGCGCCCCCTCGCCCGGCTCGGCAAGAACGAGTGGGGCACCTTCGGCGGCGTGCTCGACATCGCACGGGTCCCGTACGGGAACCGGCAGGGCTGA
- a CDS encoding MFS transporter: protein MFVPVMSERAPLVTRALMLRFVSIVGASASFFLLLPVVPLYAGASGGGGRTAGLATGALMLSTVVGELAAPRLVARHGYRAALAAGLLLLGAPALVLTVSGSLVWIVAVCLARGLGFALTVVAGGALTASLIPAERRGEGLALVGIVSGVPALVAMPLGVWLVAHGGFLPVALAGGVVALAALVAVPGLPDRELTSGPAVGVVAGFRTGALLRPVVVFATTALAAGIVVTFLPLAVPAGDAGLVSVALFVQSAASTVARWAAGRYGDRHGPACLVLPGLLASAAGMLVTALTHSPAAVIAGLAFFGIGFGITQNATLTLMYARVSTSGYGTVSALWNFAYDGGMGLGAVGFGVLAALTGYPLAFALTGTLMLAACATARRDRDSAP from the coding sequence ATGTTCGTACCGGTAATGAGCGAGCGAGCACCGCTGGTCACGCGTGCGCTGATGCTGCGCTTCGTGAGCATCGTCGGTGCCTCGGCGAGCTTCTTCCTGCTGCTGCCCGTCGTCCCGCTGTACGCCGGGGCCTCCGGCGGCGGTGGCCGCACCGCGGGCCTGGCCACGGGTGCACTGATGCTGTCCACGGTCGTCGGCGAACTCGCCGCCCCCCGCCTCGTCGCCCGCCACGGCTACCGCGCGGCGCTCGCGGCGGGGCTCCTCCTGCTCGGCGCACCCGCCCTCGTACTGACCGTCTCCGGGAGCCTGGTGTGGATCGTGGCGGTCTGCCTTGCACGCGGTCTCGGCTTCGCCCTGACGGTGGTCGCGGGCGGCGCGCTCACCGCATCACTCATTCCGGCCGAACGCCGCGGCGAGGGGCTGGCGCTGGTCGGCATCGTGTCCGGGGTGCCGGCGCTGGTGGCCATGCCCCTCGGTGTCTGGCTCGTAGCGCACGGCGGATTCCTGCCGGTCGCCCTGGCCGGGGGAGTGGTGGCGCTGGCCGCGCTCGTCGCCGTACCGGGGCTGCCCGACAGGGAGTTGACGTCCGGGCCGGCTGTCGGTGTGGTGGCCGGATTCCGTACGGGCGCACTCCTCAGGCCCGTCGTCGTCTTCGCCACCACGGCCCTGGCGGCCGGGATCGTCGTGACCTTCCTCCCGCTCGCCGTACCGGCGGGCGACGCCGGACTCGTCTCCGTGGCGCTGTTCGTCCAGTCCGCGGCCTCGACCGTGGCCCGCTGGGCGGCAGGCCGGTACGGCGACCGCCACGGCCCCGCCTGTCTGGTCCTGCCCGGCCTGCTCGCCTCCGCCGCCGGCATGCTCGTCACCGCGCTCACCCACAGCCCTGCCGCCGTGATCGCGGGCCTCGCCTTTTTCGGCATCGGCTTCGGCATCACCCAGAACGCCACCCTGACCCTGATGTACGCGCGGGTGTCCACCTCCGGCTACGGCACCGTCAGCGCACTCTGGAACTTCGCCTACGACGGCGGCATGGGCCTCGGCGCCGTCGGATTCGGAGTGCTCGCCGCCCTGACCGGCTACCCGCTCGCCTTCGCGCTCACCGGCACCCTGATGCTCGCCGCCTGCGCCACCGCCCGGCGCGACCGGGACAGCGCACCCTGA
- the pdxR gene encoding MocR-like pyridoxine biosynthesis transcription factor PdxR: protein MALQWSGLSPDLLLSVDRESGEPLRSQVERQVRDAIRSGRLQVDERLPSSRSLARGLGVSRGLVQECYAQLQAEGYLLTHIGSATRVASGACAPPAAGTSPEPPATPPRLIADFRAGVPDLASFPLTDWLWAMRDAGASLPNSALDYGDPRGSAHLRTVLAAYLRRVRAAAAYPERTVICSGYAQGLGTALRALADTGVRTVAYEDPGAPTATSEAAAFAGLSAVPVPVDEHGIDVRALDATAARAVVVTPAHQWPTGVVLAPARRLALIEWAEHRDAYVIEDDYDAEFRYDREPVGALQGLAADRVVSIGTVSKSLAPALRIGWLLCPPSLAGRIVDNKRLSDRGSPTLDQLALARMIESGRYDRHLRRMRLTYSARRTALVDALAEHAPDVGVTGLAAGFHAVAHLGASADEQAVVAAARARSVGLYGMSQCRTEHSSAPARLVLGFGDLGERAIAAGIAAVGDLLR from the coding sequence ATGGCCTTGCAGTGGTCCGGTCTCTCCCCCGATCTGCTCCTGTCCGTCGACCGGGAGAGCGGCGAACCGCTCCGGTCCCAGGTGGAGCGCCAGGTGCGGGACGCCATCCGTTCCGGACGGCTCCAGGTCGACGAACGGCTGCCGTCCTCGCGCTCGCTCGCCCGGGGTCTCGGGGTGTCACGCGGGCTGGTGCAGGAGTGCTACGCCCAACTCCAGGCCGAGGGTTACCTGTTGACGCACATCGGCTCGGCCACCCGTGTCGCGTCGGGCGCGTGCGCACCGCCCGCCGCCGGGACATCGCCCGAACCGCCCGCGACGCCGCCCCGGCTGATCGCGGACTTCCGGGCGGGCGTCCCCGATCTGGCCTCGTTCCCGCTCACGGACTGGCTGTGGGCGATGCGTGACGCGGGAGCCTCCCTCCCGAACTCGGCCCTGGACTACGGGGATCCGCGGGGCAGCGCGCACCTGCGCACCGTGCTGGCCGCGTATCTGCGGCGGGTCCGCGCGGCGGCGGCCTACCCCGAGCGGACGGTGATCTGCTCGGGTTACGCCCAAGGGCTGGGCACGGCCCTGCGCGCCCTGGCCGACACCGGCGTACGCACCGTGGCGTACGAGGACCCCGGCGCCCCCACTGCCACCTCCGAGGCCGCGGCCTTCGCGGGCCTGTCCGCCGTCCCTGTCCCCGTCGACGAGCACGGCATCGACGTCCGGGCGCTCGACGCGACCGCCGCCCGTGCCGTGGTTGTCACGCCCGCGCACCAGTGGCCCACGGGCGTGGTCCTCGCCCCGGCCCGGCGTCTGGCCCTGATCGAGTGGGCGGAGCACAGGGACGCGTACGTCATCGAGGACGACTACGACGCGGAGTTCCGCTACGACCGCGAGCCGGTGGGCGCGCTGCAGGGTCTCGCCGCCGACCGGGTCGTCTCGATCGGCACGGTCAGCAAGTCCCTGGCTCCGGCCCTGCGCATCGGCTGGCTGCTCTGCCCGCCGTCGCTCGCCGGACGCATCGTGGACAACAAGCGTCTGAGCGACCGCGGTTCACCGACCCTCGACCAGCTGGCCCTCGCGAGGATGATCGAGTCCGGCCGCTACGACCGGCATCTGCGCCGGATGCGCCTGACGTACTCGGCCCGGCGGACCGCACTGGTGGACGCGCTCGCGGAACACGCCCCGGACGTCGGAGTGACGGGCCTGGCCGCAGGTTTCCACGCCGTCGCCCACCTCGGCGCATCGGCCGACGAGCAGGCGGTCGTCGCCGCGGCCCGCGCCCGGTCGGTCGGCCTCTACGGCATGAGCCAGTGCCGGACGGAGCATTCGAGCGCTCCCGCCCGACTCGTCCTGGGTTTCGGCGACTTGGGCGAGCGCGCCATCGCGGCGGGGATCGCCGCGGTGGGGGATCTGCTCAGGTGA
- a CDS encoding nucleotidyltransferase domain-containing protein translates to MPLGARRVHFVMARAEGQEIDPHPLAFAPDSSAVQQSFDPGSPFPYPAECLRISDRISAAGSRTARPERKFSSPGPHPRRSGRRCCLPRSRPGPAARHCQRPAGP, encoded by the coding sequence GTGCCTCTCGGAGCCAGACGTGTGCACTTCGTGATGGCGCGTGCGGAAGGCCAGGAGATCGATCCACATCCCCTGGCCTTCGCGCCGGACAGCTCCGCCGTGCAGCAGTCATTCGATCCCGGCAGCCCGTTCCCATACCCCGCCGAGTGCTTGCGCATCTCTGACCGGATCAGCGCTGCCGGTTCTCGTACGGCCCGCCCCGAGAGGAAGTTCAGCTCACCCGGACCGCATCCACGACGGTCTGGTCGACGGTGCTGCCTGCCGCGTTCTCGCCCTGGACCCGCAGCGAGACACTGTCAGCGCCCAGCGGGGCCTTGA